The Larimichthys crocea isolate SSNF chromosome XII, L_crocea_2.0, whole genome shotgun sequence region CCACAAATTGTTTAATGTAATCCTTAGCGAATCCTTCACtcatcaaaacaaatgttaGGATAAACTCATACTCATATTGTTCTTCAAGCACCTCTCGTTTTCCagaaaactttcttttttcttgagCAGAGAGTTTGTGAGTGACGGGCACATTTTGCAATGGAGACtccttgcattttttttctggttcATAGGATCGTCTGCAGctcaacaaaatgaaacacgGAGTTCCATTCTGGATTCTTTTGATGTTAATGGCAACCTCTAGTTCGTTTCTGAGATCATCCAGATATTCTTTGTCGGAGTCTTCAATTAAGAGCAGCACAGGAAGACACCTCTGTGGATCTTTTTCTTCATATTCTCTTAGTTCAACTGCATGTtgtgcaacaacagcaacagagtATGAAGGTTTCACAACTGCACACCTTAGGTCTTTCCTATTGTTCCACAGCACTTGTCTTGCTACAGTGCTTCCACCACTTCCTGGATGATGATAGATGTTTATACATTTCACTGGAGGTTCATCTGCATTCTTTTTCAAAGCATCATGGAGAAGATTGGAAACATCACGATAAGCATCTCTTTCAATTACCTCTCCAACATACTTGTTTTCTGCAAGCCAGAAATTCAACCACTTCACTCTCCCACCACGGTAGAACTCatgttcaatgttttttttctcctcattgATGAAATCTTCACTTGTTTCATCACAATGATTGACTGTCAGAATTTCCAGAGAATACATCTGTTCCTCTGCTTGTGTTTCAAGAAGACATGCCCCTTTCACAAAGACTGGCAAGTATTTGCTACATGTTTTGATGGGTTGTATCTGCTGGAGCGTTGCATTAATGTGACTCATTTTCATCCCAACAACACTAGAATTTTTCACAGTTTCTGTTCCACATGACCCCTCTGCAAAGCTTTGCCACTTTTGGAAGTTTTCTTGTGATTCACAGATGCAGATGATGTCTTCATGACCTTCCATGTCTGTAAAAAACTCATTAAAGGTGTGCAAGAGTGGCTTCTCAACTGGTGATGTGAGAAGAAAAATGACCTGGAAAGTCCCTTTTGGCAAGATTTGTTTACAGATCAAAGACACAGATTCCCGCAGGAAGGTCATTTTTGTCTTGATCCAAGTCATTTCATCACATGGAGTGTCACTTCCTTTGAAGTCAGTACGACCATTGCAGAAGATCCAGCTAGTTTGCTCGAACAAATGCAGCTGGCTTGTGAATTCTTTGATGGTTGCATCACCGGACATCCTATAGCTCTGCAGAGAATGCATGTTTGGAGCATGATGCTGAAGGTATTTACTACAAAGACCTGATATCTTTGAATCTGggtcaaaatcaaacacacagaatatgTTCATGTTAAACAGCCAGTCAATGTTGCAAAGGTCATCcagtttgaatttgtttgtgATGAGTATGAACCATTTCTCCTTTTCAATGAATTTCTTCCCACTTGTCATTAGCACTTTGAGTTTCCTTCCGAGGTCTTGGCCAGAGTCCTGACCACTGAAAAGCTGACTTTTATCTGCTTCTTCTCTTTGAGCATCCCGATCTCTGACTCGCTGGTAAAAGTCACTTAGGGCATTGTCAGTCACTGGCTCTGTTTTTGAACCCACTCTGCGTAGAATTGCTTCTTTCTCAAATTCTACTTTGTTAGTTGACTCCTTGAAGTTTGGCAGACGGACTGCATACACCTTGCTCTTTACAATGCTTATTGAAGGGACAATGTCAACCTCTACTACATACCTCTTTTCTGTACTTTCTTGATCCATAACCTCAATGAACCTTGGAGGCCGCACACACAGGCGTACATGGTCACTGTCAGAGGAGAAACTCCTTTCAATGTAGTCCAAAGCATCTACataaatgtctttgtctttaacAGGGACACCAATTATCTCACCATGCACGTGTCTTGCATCCTCCTTGCTGTCCATCACACCGAAGTGTATTGTACCATTTGTTCTCACATTCATACATCCAGTTGCAAATTTAAGAACTTCTTTGGCAAACTTAGCTTGGAGTCTTGTGCGCTCCaaagcagcagctacagcaaaAGACTTAAATTCATGGCATGGAGATATCAGATCAAAAGCACCTGATTCAGGCTGCAGGACTCTGTGCTTTACATATATGAAATCAATAGCTTCTTGATCAAATGGTCGTGGTCTGCAGTCTTGCTTTGACGTCAACACACATTGTTCCTGAGTAGTTTGTCTTTCCTTCAAAACATCTTGATCTCTGTCAGTAGTCTGTGTGGGGGGACCTTCACTTGTGGTTGCAAGATGTTGAACTGACTTctgattcttgtttttttgctccacctcagtttttttcttcacttgaGACTTTTGTTTTGAGTTAATGAGCTCATCTCTTTTCTGAAGAATCAAATGAGCAGGCCCTGATTTCATGCAAATCTTTGTTTTCAAATAGTTCTCATCCAGTGCAAGAAGGATTTGGCCATCTACTTCTTCCTCATAGAGTTTCTCTATGTACTGCTCCTTCACTCCAATAGATCTTAGCCATGTGCTTACTTGAGATTCAGTCCAACTTTTGGGTGACTGGTCATGTTTGTCAGCTGTATAGTGACAGAAGACAGGAAAAAGCAATAGGTTTAATTATAAATCATGTAGTAAGTAATTAATAGTAGTAATCACAAAGTATTATAGTCCTCATTTATCCTTAAGGTATATTTGTGATTAGTGAAGGACATATGCTTACctgatgtattttctttttagtgagctaaattatgttaaatattattCAGATTTTACTCAacaattgtgtttgttttaataattgTATCATAAGGTTTAACAGCCTATTAAACCCATAAGTCAGGAAATCTAACTAGACATACATAAGAGGTCAAACGAATACAATAAGACATACCTATGCCATCTACTTACCAAAAGACAAACTTTTACATGCTTAGgtaattgtattttcatttgcttAGAAAGAATAGAATAATTCAAGAATAATTAAACGTCATTTTGGCCAATTTTGACAGAGCTAATACAAAACAACGGTAAGTTATAAGTTGATTATTGTTCGCTATATTGCACTGTTTCTTCCAAATATTATGCACATTCAATCTCAAACcaaatttaaattcataatACAGTATTGGTAGAGCCAGATCTGTGAATATTTTGGGTAATGACTTtgaaaagcagagaagaaaaccaccacacacagtataaatTATAGTACTACACCGCTTTGCAAGTACTCAAAGGGTAATCTCATAAAAACCAACTTGTCACTCCACTCACCCATGATCTTCTTTCTCCTTTCGTCACATTATCAACTGTGGTGTGCTATTATCATCACattctgcaaaagaaaatgttacaCAGTTACATTCAGTCCATTATCAGCATGCATTGTTGTGTTACGTTAGAAGTCTGGATCCTGGGTCAGAGATTAAAACCAAAACCCTACCAGGCATGTCTCTGTCATGTCGTAGATGCAGCGctgttttggtgttgttttggtttgttctcCACAGGACTTCAGACCCTAATGGGACGTTTGAGGTGTTTTTTGCCTACCAAACTTTGTTAACTTAACACTTTTGGGCTAGCATTTCTGTCTATACTTGCATGGTGGAGGAAAGGCCCCACCTCCTTTTCATATTCCTGCCCTGCCTGGCTATGCATATAGAGACTGCTTTGTAACAAGACCTCCTTGCTAGCATTGCTTAACAGCCCCACCAAAGTTAGGAAGTCACATTATAGTAACAGCTTTGTAATCAATGGCACTATGCGCACATGGGAGCAGATAAAACTTCATATCAAGGCCCCAAGTGTATATACTGATACTCCAATTTGTGAAAATCACGCTTTCATACCTGGCCTAAATGATATTGCTTTCTCTGCTTGGAAACAGAAAGGCTTTAATAACATAAATGATTTGTATATATGGCTACAAGACAAATATAGAATCTGCCTCAATTTTTTTCAGGTATTTGCAGATGAGagattttgttaaaaaaatttACTAAAATTTGAAGttctaaataaacatgatacTCTTGAGGCAGTTAACAGATTTGACCCGAATGCTTCATGATGGAGCTCTGATGAATATGGAGGTGTATAAACGGGCATGATAGAATGATGAAATTACGTAACATGCAAAAGTGTTCAGTTAACACCAGACACAACCTAATACAGTTTAAAACTGTATTAAAAAGCTACACACTCCAAACACAAATtatatagacagacagacagacagacagacattacagacagacattacatacagacattcatacatacatacagccAATTGTTTTCAGACCGGTTTGCAAAATCACCTGCCTGACAAAGCCAAAGAGCACTACGAGAGTGCTGAGAGTTGGCGTTGAAGAACCATAGTGACTAAAAGTGACTTAAATTAAGCTGTAAAGCTTGACAATGCTTAGGTGACAATTCTCTTTTTGCCTATAATAACCACAAGCAATTTGTTCTACATAACAAAGCAATGTTGCTGCAGTCATGGGGAGTCAATAAGTCATGTAATTATGAAACAACTTTTCGTTAGCTCCACACATGAAGAGTGCCGGGCATAGGCAAGGTAAAATACACAGAATAGTGCTAACCTGACaaggttaacacacacacacacacacacacacacacacacacacacacacctgcaaacTTGCTGTTTGTATTACTCAGATCTGactgatctgctctgtgcaatGAGCGACATTTCCGCAGAtctgacacagaaagagagaaagacccACCCATCAACAACAGAATGGAAACATGATTATTATCCAACAAGGAACCAGTAAACACAGAagtacccttttttttttattttttttttaaattatactaCTTTTACACTCTATTCTCTCTCCACTTTTTTGGTCCAAACAGGACCAGTTAAAGTTCTGACACTCAGTGGGTGACAATGCTGAGATAGCGCCTTACTTAACCACAAACTGCATTACCTCGAAGTGACAGGATACAGTATTCAGTGCAACTATGAATCGGTTTGCAAAATCACCTGCATGACACAGCTAAAAAGAACTTAACCTGAcaaggttaaaataaaaaacacccaGACACACCTGCAAACTTGCGGTTTGTATTGTCACCCAATTTGTAACAGAGTTAGCTTCCTCAGGGAAGTGAAAAAGTAATATTAGATTAGTTATAGATTAGTCATAAAATAGCCTAAATATGTGAATTTGGTTGAAGAAATAGTTAAATACAGTAGTGAGtaacacaaagcaaataaaaatagGGTGTGACAGGCCACGTTTCAATATACAGTCTCTCAGTCTTTGAAAACATTGGCTCACGTTTCAATATACAGTCTCTCAGTCTTTGAAAACATTGGCTTTACAgtttgcagggttttttttcgGCCTCCTGTCTATACACgcacgcgcgcacgcacacacacacacgctttgaaattaccacaataaaaaaaaaaaaaaacacgttttcatcatttcatagtggtaataataataataataataataataataataataagatatttATTCTAGCCACTTCCAGGTCTGACTGGACTTGAGTCCTCATaagaacagacagagactgCCTGAGTCATGAAAAAAAACCTACTTGTTGTCTCAGTATTTAATAATTTCAAACCTTCTTCATACTACTAGTCTATCAGTATCTGGTCAAAATAATCTTCCCGCTTCTTTCTCATTGCCCCGGGTTCATCTCAGGGCACACTGAAACCTCCACAATACACTGTATTGTTAGGAGCACGCATACAGTCTTTGAGAAGCCACAGAAAATCGTGTTACATACCAtgcctccttttctttttttacctcagCATCATACAAAACcatcacacagcacaaaacacttaaaaaatagTCCTTACCTTGGATAATTACCGAGAGAAATCCGACTTTGAACCTTTCTTCAGTGAAATGTGTGATGTCGGTAAACCCAGGACGTGCTCAACGTCTCTCCTGATCCGTTTTATATCACCTGGATGGGCTGGGGCTGGGCTGCCGGACCTACTGCGCATGCTCTTCTTTGTCATCAAGTTTCGTTTTCGGGGAAAATGTGCCCTACCACCTCCATATAAAGGGTTTATTATACTGCAGGCAAAAGTGGCAGTTatgcaacatattttatatacatttaaaattttTGTTTCTCAGTATAAGTATAGTATAAGCAGTATAAGCACAACGTTATTACTCTTGAACTGTAAGCAAACAAAATGTCTCACTTGTGTTATATAGTTTATCTATGCTTAATTAATATGGGTtattgaagaaaaacacatcatggGCGAGTGGGTCGACTACAGAGCTTTTGAAgtgaagtagaaaaaaaagaggaactcTTTGCCACAAGCTTGTTCTGTTCTTGtcaaatgttattatttatctgaTAACCAAATAACTTTAGTACCTTTTATCTTATGTaactttgttggtttttatgtGAGCGCTAACCATGAAATGACTGACTGCACCAGACATAGAAAACGGGTTCGTACAGAACAGCCCAGCAGGTCACTGAGCATGAGCAGTTTTAATGATACATAAAAGGCAAAATCAGGACCACTTCTTCTGTCTCCTGTTCCCGTCTTTGACCCAAGTGACGTTAACACATCCTATGGCTCTCtatatttaatggacagagAAGAAACTGATATGACAAACATTTTCCCACAATGTTTATGCATTTTTTAGTCGTATTCATCTGTTTACATCATGATATGAAAGTCTGGTTTTAGAtatattaatgtatatttaaattattgcttttatttgccTACACCCCAGAACTCTAACCAATAATACCTATAACAGCTAAGCCAGATAATCCAGTGCGTATCAGTATCACtcctgtaaataaaaatatttgttaaatGTAAGTAGTTTATTTCAAAGGCACTGACTGTAGTTAAATAGGGTTAGGGTCTGGAGATCAACAATCAATCAACAAGCAAAAtcttagtaaaaaaaaaaaatatatagaatttAATGTGCAAGTCATTAACTTCACTTTGACACCCTTTAAAAGTTATTATACGTGAGAGATTTGCAGCCATCTAAACTCATTTGACTGCATAATCACGAGAGAATAAAATTACCTATCGCATTCAGATGCCACCCTGAACAACCTTTGGAACAGTCCACTCTTACAGAGTCAGCACAATAGTTTTGATTGACAAAGAGAGAAGCAGTCTAGCAGCATTAACTGGAATCAAGCACATTTAGCATAGTCAATTTTAAAGATCTGTACCCATACAGCACAGTGACggtttcttgttttgtttttaaaaaaaaggcacatcGGCCACATTAGATTTATCACTGATGATCCAAATTCTGAATCAGCctatacaaaaatatacatacagtatctgtgcAGTGAACAAGATCACTGAGAAATACACCATTGCACAATAAAACTACCTAAGTGTTCAACAACATCCAGACACGTTTCCCACAAGAGAGGCCAAATGTTTTTGGGACAAACACTTTTTTGACatgctaaataaaaataaaaaagttctctttctctttgcttaGTCCTGCTACAATATGATGTCTAACAACATCCTGTTGGTTATCAGACTCCCTCGAGGCAGAGACAGACTTGTGGACGGTTCTGTTGGGGAACATTTTAACCCAGGTGAGCAGAAGGCACTTAACTAAGGGTGCAGCCACTGCGCCTGGCAGTGAATCCCAGGCACTGCAGGCCTGGTCCTCACCAGCTCATGATGCAGCAATTGAATCCCACTTGGTGTCCACTCCCGAAGGCAATGCTCCCATCTGTGCTGGGTCCACCTGACTCTGGTCCACCAGTTCACACTGGCGCTTTTACCAGTGTCGAAGGATCTGGCAGTGTGTCTACCTCAGACTGAGTGGATTCTGTTTGCCTGAGGGGTTCTGTAGGTGATTCGGAGGCAAATGTGGGGTTCACTGTTTGACTGTGTACGTCAGTCTGTGTGGCGTTCGGTGCTGGCGCTCCTGGCTGCACTGTGTCAACTGGCAAATGTGAGGGTACAGGCTCATCTGGGGATGTAGAGGGCACTGACTGAGCAGGTGTTGTGTCTGAGACCTGCACAGGCTGTGAACAATGTGTAGGTTCCTGTGGTTGTGAGGAGGGTGATAATATGTGTGTCGACAGCCGTTCAGTGCAttgttcattttgtctttgCGGCCCGAGAAATATGGACTGAGCCTGTGTTTTTGCAAGCTGCTCAGCAGTGGAGTAATAAGGCAGGAATGGCCTCTCAGACGCACAGGTCCGCATAGCTAGGTAGGTGTGCATGAGCAGGTGGGGGAAGCGGGATGTGAAGTAGGAGACAAAATCATCAGGGATGGAGCCCAGAGTCTCCTGAACCTCAGCAGGCAACTCTCGGTAATGGTGTTTCTGTTGAACAAAAGGTCAAACGTTAAGCCTAATAGGAGAGAGCAGTTTgttctaaaaaacacaaaacatgaaaacacactcatacCTTGTTCCTCATTGCACGCAGCAGATCTCTGACTGATCCGCCCTTATACGAGCGAAATTTCCGCAGAtctgacacagaaagagagaaagatgaagccCCACCCATCAACCGCAAAATGGAAACCTGATTATTATCCAACAGGGAACCAGTAAACACGGAAGTACCCAAACTTGGACTGGAAATATAAGAAGGGCCATTTGTATGAATTTCTATTTGCCACACACAAgtggcatttaaaaaagaagaatgtgGGAATATGTCACCTTACACAGCCTTTAAAGACATAGCTGCAGATGATATGATAAGGTGAACATGAAATATGAGTGTGAGAAACACGAACTTGTAGTTGTTTGCCAGCTTTAATGATTGTTATCAGGTTAGCAGTCAACTCAGtgttctgtaaaatgtcagtcaAAGCCACATGTATAAACATAATTTGCCTATCgtttatttctctctccactTTTTTGGTCCAAACAGGACCAGTTAAAGTTCTGACACTCAGTGGGTGACAATGCTGAGGTGAAGCGCCTTACTTAACCACAAACTGCATTACCACGTAGTGACAGGATACAGTATTCAGTGCAACTATGAACATACAACACGCACATCAAATCATTTCTCTATCTAGTCCCCAAAGTCAATTTGTGGAGTGTTACataataacaacataacaaacaaGAAGACAGTTTGCACAACAAGGAGTGTCAGGAGCTGTTATTAGGCATAAATGAACTTTAGACAGCGTTGTACCTGTCTGTAGAGGAACTGTGATATGCTCTCTCCAGTCACCCTTGACAACagccctccctcctctctccagctgtctcacGATTGGTCCGTCCAGCGGTTCCTTTTCTATTCTGTCACTCACATCCTGTGAGCaaccacaaaatgaaaaaaatttttaaaaatcatttcaacTAATGTGTCAGGCAGTTTAATTCTTATCCAGAACATTCAGCACTCAGACTTTAGAAGTGAATGTGTCCCATTTGCACAAATGTAAGTGCAAGCATTATTTGGATATGTCCAACAAATCTATTCTACAGTACATAAATGGAGTTCTGCAGGTTCATATGTAGCTCTGAAGACAAACTAAAGAGGATTGTCTTCATACATCTAACAAGCATTTAGAATAGATATTGCAAAGAATCAGCTCTTTATACAGTCCAATAAAACAGCCTGCATGAGGATTTAGAGAATTTCAAAGTCacttgagtgtgtgtatacagacTAGTCTGTCATAGCAAAGTGCACTTGCAGTCTGCACTGCATTAAGATGTGGTTGGACTAAGTAGAGGTGTAAACCACATTGGAGGCAGACCGGAAGATGTGATCTTTAGAATAAACAGTGAAATTGTCagataagcaaaaaaaaaaaaactgacctgGAAGAACTGCAGCTCCTTCTCCAGACTCCAGAAGAAAGGATGTTTGAGAACACGCTCAGCTGAAGGCCTCCTGTGTGGCTCCATGCTCAACATCTGCTCTATTAGATCTCTGGCTACAATGTCCTCTGATGGATGACACAGACATGCATGAAGCATAGTTAAAAATAACTAAACTGTGAATCCGTTCTAAACACTTCTACCAGTCATCCACATTCCTCTCTCTAACAGCCCTTACTGAAGTGATCTGACTAAACAAAAGCTAAATGTTAGTCCTCACCATGTTTGTCAGTTTGCAGATGGTCCAGGCTGTATGTGCCCAGTAGGATGTTTGCTTGTCTCTGCAGAGACTTTCCAAAAGGGTGACTTCCCTGAGACACCACGTAGTAGAACACACAACCAGAAGAGAAGATATCAACAGCGCAGGTCTACAAGGGACGAGAGAAGGAAAGGATGGAGGGGGGGGTCACAGTGTGGCATgtaatgaaacacacatttatcacCAACGATATGTGTATACTGTAGGGGTGTAACGGTACATGTGTTCGTCCTGAACTGTCAACATTTCTAAATGAAACTTTTTGGATTTTGGTACACCCCGTGAACCAAACAATTACTGTCAAAACAGACAATTTATTAGTTACGTTTTCATCTGTAACATGCCGTCCAGCCTAGACCAGTTTAGTTAGGTTAGAGTTGGAGGATCCTCCCATGACATTTAGATCCAGTGTACAGGCACATTACAGTTTCCTGCTTAGTTACAGCGAAAATGATTAGTCGATCGGACAAAAACTTTGTTCAACTGAAGTTAGGTTTGTCTTTGGAAAAACTTCAACAAGTATTTTACGACTGCATCACCCGAATGAttagttgattgattgattagttggacaaaaaaaacaatagtctGGAAGGAGAGTCCTTCCTCCAGAAGTGTTAAGGCAGCTTCTCGCTGCAGATTCAGACCAAAGTAAAAACTCATTCACCAAATTGTGAATTTTAAAAACCCATAGAATATAGTATCAAGTATACTAATCATCAGTTTGTTGTCAGGCACATGGCTCCTAcagcctgaaacaaacagactccATTAGAAGCCATTGTGTTTCAGTGAAAACTTCCTAAACTTTTAATGTCCTTtaattgctgtttgtttgattttttggtCCCACATTCACACAATGGACAGTTTTTAGTAGTTGCTTCTGTCTAAACTGGAAAACTTTTGAGTGAAAGCTTGTTTgatgttcctgtttttttagttttatcagACTAAATGAGGTAACTGCAGACCTTTTCATATATAAGCatatcattttgtgtttctggcAACAAAGAACACTTAACACCACCATGAGAGAGCAGCTACTCTACCCGTGACTCACCGGGTTGTCTTTGCAGTCCTCACTGAGGACCTCGGGGGCGATCCAGCCCTCGGTGCCCGGCACGCCAGACCTTCTACTGAAACTGTGACGCCCCACTGCCAGCTTCTTACACAAGCCAAAGTCTGAGATCATGGCCCGGACCCGACCATGAGCATTGGGCATGGAGACCAGGATGTTGTGGGGTTTCAGGTCCCTGTGGACTGAAGGAGGAGTAGTATGAAGGTGAAGGGAAGGTGTCAGTTACTTGTTTGGGAATATAATACAGTTGTTAATCATGAGAATGAGAAAACAATTTTTGTATTCAGTGATGGATACCTATGTTGAGAGAGTGCAGGTGGGCCAGTCCTGACATGGTCTGCTGAAGAAGCATAGCTGGCTCTAATCCGTGACGGTTGAAATCCTTCCTCTCCACGTACTAAAAAGAAGCAGTAAGTGAAGTCCATTAATTATAACAGTGGGTTTCATTTTCACATAGTTTGAAGATGTAAAGCACCAAATTAACTGTAGCATCTTACGTCCTTTCTTGTGTCCATTGGTGCTCTACGAAGGCCAGACTACAAAAAGCTGTTTAAACAATCTGTGAAGCCACTCCTTACCTCCTGAAGTGAGGCAGCACACAGCTCAATGGCGATGTACTGGAACTGACGGTCTCTCTCGGTGCAGAAGTAGCGGATGACATTCGGGTGCTCGTCTGACTCCCTCAGCAGCTGGACTTCCCGGTCCGCAAAACTGAAGCATTCTGGGAGAATCCTCTTCACTGCCACTTGACGGTTGTCAAACTGACCCCTTGTGGAGAAACAATGGAAGTACAGTACTGGAGGTTAGATTGAGTATGACAGCAAATCATCAGCCTCTACATACATCTATGATACTAAACATAGATAAAGAGGATGCTACCGAGTACCGCTCCAGTCTTTAAAGTTCAGACTTACTTGTACACAATGGTGCCCTCAGCACCATGACCCAACACCTCTTTGGGACGGAAAGTTATGTTGCCCACTCTGACAATACTGGAATCGTCCTCTGATGAGACAAACACATAATTTCAGACAGTGAAAACTGGGTCAGGTGTTGataaagcacaaacaaagagtGCGTCCAAGTAAACTTCATTTTTCGATCCATACCTCCTTCGTCGTGCTCGTTGGCAGAGCTTCCCAGCTCAGACACGGACAGGTTGGAGTGGTTGGAGGCGCGGGGCGTGACGTTGGGGCTGCTGTGGTCTGAGCATTCAGAGCGAGTGCGAGCCACCTCTAGATAATCGCTGTCTGGGACCAAGCCCACGTCAGCAGAGGGGAACGGCTGCTGTCTCTGGAGCAGCTCCAacctctcctccatctgtctctgaaACTCctggtgctgcagctgctgctgcttgtgaaCACTCTGTAGTGAGAGGGGAGACTGAGTAAAGCTCTGAGAATAAGATAACTGTGATTGTGAAGTTGTCAGTACGTTGTTTTATAGAACAGTGAATTCAGCACTTCACGTCCATCATCAAATTTGACACGTGAAAGATTTTCTGTCATCTTTAGGTAGTTGCATGCACACAACAGTCCCACTAGGTGGCGATGTGTGACTTACTTTGGGGTAGGTGATCACAAAAGCCACCCAGCCAGCCAggaggaaggtggagaagaTGATGGTGGCCATGTCTTTGAGCATAGTATCCACAGGGGCCTCTGGACGCAATGTGCGCCCACTGGTTCCAGGTTCTTGGATAGATGTTTCaggcagaggagaaggggggCCATCATCCATACCACTATCATTCACCTTCTGCAGCacggaaagaggaagagaaagtgagGAAATCTGTACAGACTACACCTGAAATACCAGTCTCATGAGTCACACACCTCCTCAACTTTCTTGTCAGTAGTAGGTGGGATGACGTTGCCTTGATTGCGAGGGAAGCTGTCGGGGAACTTCTCCAGGATCTTCGTGTGAGCTTCAGGGGGTGTCTCATGATGTCCTGAAATTCAAAAgtcaactttttaaaatcagattcaGCTGTATTTGTAGTGTTTTGAAACTTGTATTCACATgattcattttatcatttagcTGTGGGCAGCCTCAGTACAACAGTCATTCAAAGCACAGTGGACCTGAGGTGCATGAATGTTAGTGAAACTAAGACTTCTTCCTTCCTTATGTGGTGACCTTGAAACCCTCCCCCCCCCTGTGTACCAGGAAAGGTCACGCTTTAGatattatttttagatattatTATGTGCTACCTATGAGGAGCAGGTAGTTCCTCATGAAGTTGATTCGGTTTCGTTCCCGGAGCGCTGCATTAAACTTGACACTGGTGCTGGGTGTGATGACACACTCcttgtcctcttcagtctcctGGCTATCTGGACCCTCCAGCATGGGGAAGGTGCTGCCACGAGGCTgtacgcacagacacacaagaaaTGCTGATCAACTTCCTGTCAGATGCCACACAGATTACAttcgaaaaacaaaaaaacaaaaaaacttaagCTGAGGCAAGCTAAGACACATCTTGAA contains the following coding sequences:
- the samd9l gene encoding sterile alpha motif domain-containing protein 9-like; translation: MKSGPAHLILQKRDELINSKQKSQVKKKTEVEQKNKNQKSVQHLATTSEGPPTQTTDRDQDVLKERQTTQEQCVLTSKQDCRPRPFDQEAIDFIYVKHRVLQPESGAFDLISPCHEFKSFAVAAALERTRLQAKFAKEVLKFATGCMNVRTNGTIHFGVMDSKEDARHVHGEIIGVPVKDKDIYVDALDYIERSFSSDSDHVRLCVRPPRFIEVMDQESTEKRYVVEVDIVPSISIVKSKVYAVRLPNFKESTNKVEFEKEAILRRVGSKTEPVTDNALSDFYQRVRDRDAQREEADKSQLFSGQDSGQDLGRKLKVLMTSGKKFIEKEKWFILITNKFKLDDLCNIDWLFNMNIFCVFDFDPDSKISGLCSKYLQHHAPNMHSLQSYRMSGDATIKEFTSQLHLFEQTSWIFCNGRTDFKGSDTPCDEMTWIKTKMTFLRESVSLICKQILPKGTFQVIFLLTSPVEKPLLHTFNEFFTDMEGHEDIICICESQENFQKWQSFAEGSCGTETVKNSSVVGMKMSHINATLQQIQPIKTCSKYLPVFVKGACLLETQAEEQMYSLEILTVNHCDETSEDFINEEKKNIEHEFYRGGRVKWLNFWLAENKYVGEVIERDAYRDVSNLLHDALKKNADEPPVKCINIYHHPGSGGSTVARQVLWNNRKDLRCAVVKPSYSVAVVAQHAVELREYEEKDPQRCLPVLLLIEDSDKEYLDDLRNELEVAINIKRIQNGTPCFILLSCRRSYEPEKKCKESPLQNVPVTHKLSAQEKRKFSGKREVLEEQYEYEFILTFVLMSEGFAKDYIKQFVEHLLEGIDHHSVVTCLILYVALLNTYVQNSFISQSHCEKLLGLTIGLERFHQHKFEESLSPQAKLVFLHLRDEKTHIKSIRIIHPLVAKKILQQLLGNQQTQSSLAMKLLCQDVLFEHRFGRDEYLSFLRALFIKRSRISKGDERDSFFSPFIEHVCENEKSPEKAIELLKEAFPRFQKDPFWAQQLARLHYTYEKFEEAKLWAETAAKQLPNNSYILDTKGQVYRKWFQAKCKAIDTGNVPKTPLNTADAVETALKALECFQECEKAANADMENVNNSGFFSEVEVGCSLLKLISSLDVFANKADGHSECMKYLVTDYIPEEVKIAWEPFHGRLKQLNQTMQDALEWISEDLSYFQTDIDAGEEETPESFEEKLSHPLKWLAKKSSEYGKYYSESYCTALLQKGQPIPADLTPFQKRMIIYQLGGGNITSILSKLTDQRNAVHLLQSILSLYPSNPIKAKFGQRDIVNYIVAHISLNSLSPQTQKVAPLKDLQALCRQFPSDKRKCLPSALFLLTLLFWPEDHDTDRDKETKYEIVQSAIVHLEKGYWSKKKDIPQRKRRIYTHFFLGIGNGLDKFVHKKKFESVTEGFSVSEKRMKWFRGEAWKKPEIAKMLKCVSGWTEDGVVYLEGPQKKKFNVFPLHVPSVPHGNENITFYLGFTFRGPVACNIVVKK